One Oncorhynchus clarkii lewisi isolate Uvic-CL-2024 chromosome 31, UVic_Ocla_1.0, whole genome shotgun sequence DNA segment encodes these proteins:
- the LOC139390836 gene encoding L-asparaginase-like has translation MVHFDIIRILRLKGAPLSLERVRIGLELIKVVQNKDYQLLQAWYLSGVNLDQSDYNGRTALHIAVRLRERTMVSRLLEYGATPLESDIWGWTAVDEAQNNLPSILKLFHPFT, from the exons ATGGT GCACTTTGACATCATCCGCATCCTGCGTCTGAAAGGAGCCCCTCTGTCTTTGGAGCGTGTGAGGATCGGGCTGGAGCTGATCAA GGTTGTCCAGAACAAGGACTACCAGCTGTTGCAAGCCTGGTACCTGTCTGGAGTGAACCTGGACCAGAGTGACTATAACGGCCGTACAGCTCTGCATATTGCAgtcagactgagggagaggaccaTGGTGTCCAGGCTGCTGGAGTACGGAGCCACCCCTCTG GAGAGTGACATCTGGGGTTGGACTGCAGTGGACGAGGCCCAGAACAACCTGCCCAGCATCCTGAAGCTGTTCCACCCCTTCACTTAG